CAGGGCACGCAGAGCCCACCGTTTTTCGCGGCCGTCCTCGATCGTCTGGCAAAGGCGCTGCCGCAGGCCAAGCGGCACGCCTTCGAGGGCGCCGGCCACGCACCGCAGCTATCGCACCCCGACGCCTACGTCCAGGCGCTCGCGGGCTTCGTCCAAGCCAACGCCGGCGGACGCTAGCGGGTCGCGCGACGGCGGCAGGCACGGGTCCGCTTCAAAGCGTCTTCTCGAGGAGCCGTCCGAGCTCCTTCTCGACGGTCGCCATGACCTCGCGCGAGAGCTCCTTGCGAAGGTCCTCGGGAAGCATCTCGATGCTAAGCTTGGCGCCGGCCTTGGCCAGCTTCAGGCTCGCGTAGGCCTCCTGCACCTTGGCCTCGAAGAACATGCCGATGGCCGCGCGGAACTCGGCGCGAAGCTCCGGGTCGGCGTCGAGCTGCTCGCGGATGCGGCGCTTGATCTCGTCACGCACGAGGTCTTGGAAGGACTCGAGGATGAGGTCCTCGGCGCTCACCATGTCGCGCAGGCCGCCCTTGATGATGCGGGGGATCGAGCCTTCCTCGGCCATCGCGGTCCCCAGCGGGCTGCGGTTATAAAAACCCCCCTGCGATGAATGTTCATCGTAGGGCGCCGGGCCGGTTCCCCTCGCCCGTCGCCGGCTTCGCGAGCCTCCGCAGCACGCCCTCGACCACGCGGATGGACCGCAAGTAGTCCTCCGTCGAGACGGCCTCGCGCGGCGTGTGGTCGAGCCGCGAGTCGCCCGGGCCGTAGGCGAGGATGGGCAAGCCTGGGAAGGCGCGCGCAAGGAGGTTCATGTCGCTTGTGCCGGTCTTCTTGACGAACCGGGGCGCAAGGCCCTCGGCCCGAAGCGCGGCGAGGAACGCACGCACGAGCGCGTTGTTCTTGCCCGCGAGCACGGGCTCTTCGGCGTCCAGCACGACGGCTCGGCCCACGGCGGCGCATTTCTCCGCCGCCTCCCTGACGGCGTCCGGGAGGACGCCTGGCGGCGTCCGGACGTCCACGAGCGCTTCGCACGACGTCGTCAGCCCGTCGGTTCGCGTTTCCAGGCGTTTCACGGTGACGCCGGCGGCGTCGAACCGCGGCGTCGACGAGGCGTCGAGGGCTTGCCGCAGCCGGTTCACGAAGTCGATCGCCGCGTCGGGCGCGCTCGTGTGCGCGGCGCCCGCGTGGGCGACCTCGGTCTCGACCCGGTAGAGGAGCCGCACGGCGCCGCGGTAGCCGATCGTGATCCCGTCGGTTCCCGAAGGCTCGCCCACGACGATGGCCGCGGGATCGTAGGCGCCCGAGTCGACGAGGTGGCGCGCGCCGCGGCTGTCGCCTTCCTCGCCGACGGCGCCCACGACGACGACGCGAAGCTCCGGCGAGTCGACAAAGCGCGAGGCGGCGGCGACGAAAGCCGCAAGAGCGCCCTTGGCGTCGACGGCGCCGCGCCCGTGCAACACGCCCGCTTCGAGCCGGACCGGAATGTCCCCGGGCACGGTGTCCACGTGGCCCACGAGCAGAACCTCGCGGTCGCCGCGCCCCGCGATGCCGACGGGGTTGCCGGCCGCGTCGAGTCCGGCCTTCAAGCCAAGCGCGCGCATGGCTTCGACGAGGTAGGACGCCGCGGCCTCCTCCTGACCGGTTGGGCTTGGGATCGCCACGAGACGGCAGAGCATGTCGACGGGATCGGGTGGCGGAGAGAGCGCGCGAGCGTCAACGGCCATCGGCGAGCACGTCCCGGACGACCGCAACGACGCGATCCATCTCCGATTCGGTGACGACAAGCGGCGGAAGCAGCCGGATGGTCGTGCTGCCGGCGGCAAGCGGGATCACGCCGCGCTCGATCATGGCGCTGAGGAACGGTCCGGCCTTCTCGCGAAGCTCGACGGCGAGCATGAGCCCGACGCCGCGGACCTCGCGGATCTTGCCGGAGTCGATGGAGGAGAGCTGCTTTGTCGCGCGCTCGCCAAGCGTGGCGGCACGTTCCCACAGCCGCTCCCGCAGCAGGTACGCGAACGTTGCGTTGGCGGCCGCGCAGACGAGCGGGGACCCTCCGAAGGTGTTGCCGTGGGCGGCCTTGGGCAGCGTGCAGATCTCGGGCCGCAGGAGGGTCGCTCCGACCGGAAGCCCGCCGGCGAGGCTCTTGCCCAGGCACACGATGTCGGGCTCGACGCCCGAGTGCTCGCGCGCGAGGAGACGCCCCGTCCGTCCAAGCCCCGTCTGGATCTCGTCGAGCACGAGGAGCGCGCCGGCGTCGTGCGCGATCTGCGCGGCCGCGCGAAGGTACGACGGAGGCGGAACGACGACGCCCGCCTCGCCTTGCACGGGCTCGAGGAGGACGGCGGCCGTCTCGCGCGTGACGGCCTGCTTGAGCGCCTCCTCGTCCCCGTACGCGGCAAACGAGAAACCGGGAACCAGCGGCTCGAAGGGCTCGCGGTACTCGGGTTTCCACGTGGCCGAGAGGGCGCCCAAGGTGCGGCCGTGGAAGCCGCGCTTGGCGGCCACGACGCCGGCTCGGCCCGTGTGGGCGCGGGCGAACTTGATGGCGGCCTCCACGGCTTCGGCGCCGCTGTTCGAGAGGAACGAGCGCGTGAGGCCGGGCGAGAGCGTGGAGAGCCGTTCGAGGAGGTTGGCGCGCTGGGGCGTGTAGAGCGTCTGCTGCACGTACACGAGGCGCTCGGACTGTTCGCGCAAGGCCGCAAGCACCTCGGGATTCCCGTGGCCCACGTTCATGCAGCCGTAGCTTGCGCCCGCGTCGATGTATTCCTTGCCGTCAACGTCCCACAGGCGGGCGCCCTGCCCTCGAACGATGGCGACCGGACGCTTGGGAAAGACGCCCGACTCGTGCGCGTCCTCGCGCGAGACGATCTCGCGGAACGACGTCACGGCAGGATCACCGTTCCCTCGCCCGCGAGGGCCTTCTCGACGGGCCGCTCGACGTTGGCGCTTGCCAGCACGACGCGCGGCACGCCGCCCTCGATCGCCTCGCGGGCGCCAAGGAGCTTCTTCTTCATGCGGCCGGCGGCGAAGGCCTCGTACCGGTCGAACTCGGCCCGCGTGAAGCGCGGAACGAGCGACGCCGGGTCGTCGACGCGTTCGAGGAGCCCGGGCACGTTCGTGAGCACGACAAGCGTCTGCGCCTTCATGGCCGAGGCGATGCGGGCCGCGACGCGGTCTCCGTCCGCGTTGACGAGCACGCCCTCGCGCGTGACGGCCGGCAACGTCACGACGGGCGCATAGCCAGCGGAGAGCAAGGTGGAAAGGAGCGCCACGTTGACGTCCTCCACGACGCCCGTGTGGTCGCCGCGCAGGAGGACCGTCTTCCCGTTCTCCACGGCGCGGACGGTTTCCTTGCGGCGGGCGACAAGGAGCCCGCCGTCGGCGCCGGAAAGGCCAATCGCGTTGGCGCCAAGCGCGCGCAGGCTGGCCACGAGCCGCGCGTTGAGGTTCGCCAAGGCCATGGTGAAGATCTCGAGCGTCTGGGCGTCGGTGAAGCGCGACGCGTGCCCGGAGGGGCTCTGGACGAACCGCGGCGGGTGGCCGAGGCGCTCGCCCAGCCGGTTGGCGTCGTCGCTTCCGCCGTGGACGAGGATCCAGTCGCGTCGACGGGCAAGGTCGGCGAGCACCGGCTCGGGATCGGCTCCCGCCGCCCCTCCGAGTTTCACGACAAGCGTCATGGATCGGGGGCTCCTAGCTCGGGTGCAGGCCCGGGAACGTGAGGGCGGTCGTCTCGTCGAGTCCGTGCATGAGGTTCATGCATTGCACGGCCTGTCCGCCGCTTCCCTTGACGAGGTTGTCGAGGGCCGACACGACGACGAGACGCTCGCTGTGCGGGTCGCGGGCAAAGCCGACGTCGACGTAGTTCGTTCCCGCGAGGAGCTTGGGCTCGGGCAGGCGGTAGAGGCCGGAGCGTTCCTTGACGATCCGCACGAACGGCTCCTCGCCGTAGTGGGCACGGTACACCTTCCAGATCTCCTTCTCGTCCAGGCTCTTTGCCAGGAACAGGTGGCTCGTGGTGGAGATGCCGCGGACAAGCTCGATCGCGTGCGCGGTGAAGTGGACCCGAGCGGGCGCGCGCATCGAAAGCTCCTGCTCGATCTCCGCCTGGTGGCGGTGGCCGGCGGGGGCGTACGGGCGCACCACGCCGCTTCGCTCGGGGTGGTGCGAGCCGGGCTCCGAGCTTCGACCCGAGGCGCTCGATCCCACCTTCGAGTCGACGAGGACCTCGTTCCCGCGGGCCAGCCCCTCCTTGAACAGCGGGTACAGCGCGACGATGGCGCTCGTCGCGATGCAGCCGGCGGTGGCGACGAGGCGCGCGCCGCGGATCGCCTCCCGGTGGAGCTCGGGGATGCCGTAGACCGCTTCGGACAGGAGAGGCGCGGCGCGGTGCTTGGACGAGTACCATCGCTCGTAGACGGCGGGGTCGCGCAGCCGGAAGTCGGCCGAGAGGTCGATCACCTTGGCGGCGCGCTTGAGGTACGTTTCCATCTTGTCCATGGCCGCGCCGTGGGGCGAGCAGTTGAACAGCACGTCGGCCGACTCGACGGACTCGTGCTGCGTGAACTTGAGGTCGGTGAGCTTGCGCAGGTTGGGGTGGACCGACGCGACGCGGTCGCCGGCGAACTGGTTCGAGGTGACCTTCGCGACGCGGACGTCGGGATGGCCAAGCAGCAGCCGGAGGAGCTCGCCTCCCGTGTAGCCGGAGGCGCCGACGATGGCGACGTCGAGCGTCATGCGCTCACCGCTTGGCGACGTCGACGAGGTGGTCCACGATCCGGCCCGGGATGTCCACGCCCGTGGGGGCGACGCTGTTCTTGAACTCCATCGTGTAGTTGACCTCGTGGCACAGGAGGCCCCGCTCGCTCTCCATGATGTCAAGCGCAAGCACGCCTCCGCCCACGGCCTTGGCCGCCGCAAGCGCGATCTCGGCGAGCTCGGGCGTCACCGGGCAGTTCGAGGCCGTGCCGCCCTGCGCCGTGTTGGTGATGAAGTGGTGGGGGTTCGTGCGGTAGATCGCGGCGATCGCCTCGTCGCCCACGACAAAGACGCGGATGTCGCGGCCCGGCTTGCGGACGTATTCCTGCACGTAGAAGATGGAATGGAGGTACGACCCGAGCGTGGACTTGTGCTCGAGGATCGCCTGCGCGGCCTCGGGCGTGTCGACCTTGGCGATCAGGCGCCCCCAGCTTCCGACGACGGGCTTGAGCACGGCCGGATATCCGACGCGCTCGATGGCCTTCATCGCGGTCTCCGGGTCGTTGGCGACAAGCGTGCGGGGCGTGGGAACGCCGTGGCGCGCAAGCTCGATCGACGTCTCGGCCTTGTCCCCGCAAATGCGCGCCACCTCGTAGGAGTTGACGCACGGAATGCCGTAGTGCTCGAAGAACCGAAGCGCGTAGATGGCGTGGCTGTGGCTGATGCAGCGCTCGAGCACAGCGTCGTAGGCGTAGGGGACCTTCTTTGCGTCGATGTCGAGGACAAGCTCCCGGTCGTCGATCTTGGCAAGCTCGACGCCTCGCTCTCGCGCCGCTTCGAGGATCATCTTCTCGTCCATGCGGATGCGGCTGTAGAGCATGGCAAGCGAGGGCATCTACGCGCCTCCTGCAAAGGGCGTGTGCGCCTCGCGCGACAGGTGCGCGACGGCGTGGAGGCTCCGAAGCGTCTCGTCGTCCACGTCGGCGAGGTTGCGGCGCTTCACGGCCGCCAGGATGAGCTCGACCTCGCGCTCGGAGACCTCCTCCTTCGCAAGGCCAAGCGCAAGCAGGCGGTAGCGGATCGCGTCGCGGGAGGCGAGCTTGCCCGCGGCGATGCGCCTCGTGCGACCGACGAGCGCGGCCGGGATGGACTCGTAGTGCTCGGGCGAGAGAAGGACGGCCGAGACGTGGAGGCCCGCGTTGTGGGTGAACGCGTTTGCGCCGACGATGGGCGCCTGGGGGCTCACGGGGACGCCGCTGTGCTCCTCGACGAGCCGGGAGACGGCCGGAAGCGCGTCAAGCCTCCAGGGGTTCTGCGCCTCAAGCTTGAGCCGCAGCGCCACGAGCGTGGGCGCAAGCGCGGCGATGCCCGTTCGCTCGCCAAGGCCGTTCACGCACGTGTCCACGACGTCCGCGCCGGCCTCGACGGCCGCGATCGAGTTGGCCACCGCCATGCCGAGATCGTCGTGGCAGTGGATCGACAGCTGCACGCGCGGCGGAAGCTCCGCCCGGAGCCACCGCACGAACGCGGCCGTGCGGGCGGGGATCATGTGGCCGGTCGTGTCCGCGATTCCGATGCGGTCCGCGCCCGATTCGACGGCCGCGCGCGCCACGCGAAGCACCTTCTGCGGGTCGCTGCGAACGGTGTCTTCGGGCGTGTACCGGACGCGCAGGCCGTGACTCTTCGCGTAGGCGACGACGTCGCGGACGAGCGACTCGGCCGCGTCGATGTCCTTGCGGAACTGCGCCTCCAGGCGGGCGTCGGCCACGCTGAAGAAGATGCCGACCCAGTCCGCACCGGTCTCCACGGCGGCGTCCACGTCCCGTCGGAGGGCGCGGCTGTGCGCGAGGATCTCCGCCGGAAGGCCCAACGAGGCGATCTCCCGCACGGATTGGGCGATCTGCGGCGAGGCGGCGGGGTGGCCGGCTTCGATGTAGTCCACGCCCACGTCGGCAAGCGCCCTGGCGATTGCGACCTTCTGCGCGCCCGTGAAGCTCACGCCGGGCGTCTGCTCGCCCTCGCGCAGCGTGGAATCGTTGATCCGGACCTTGACCATCCGTCGTCTCCCTTTGGCGGCTACTCGCCCCAGTCTTCGGCTTCCTGCGGGGCAAGGGCAAAGGCCAGCGGGGCAAGCCCCCGGACCTCAAGCTCGACCCCGCAGTCGGGACAGTCCACGATCTCGCCTTCGGTGGGATTCTCGACCGCCACCGCGGCTCCGCATTCGACGCATTCGCTCATGCTTGTGCCTCCTTCAAAGCTCCTTGAGGATGAGACGGCTTTGGGTTCCCGCCGTCTCGTGAAGGGAACGGATGCGCTCCACCACCTCGTTGAGCCGTCCGGTCGAGGAAGCGTCGACGAGGACGACGATGTCGTTCTCGCCGGCCACCTCCCAGACCTGCTCTACGGAGTCCCAGCCGGCGATCTTCGCCGAGACATCGCCCGTGTTGACGTTCGCGGCGATCTTGACCTCCACGAGCGCCTTCACGCCGCGGCCGGCCGTGCGGACCGTGAACTGCCGGATGACGCCGTCGTCGAGGAGGCGTTTCACGCGCGCGCGGACGGTGCCCTCGCTCGTACCGACCTTCGAAGCGATGTTCACGAAGGGCTCGCGCGCGTTGCGCAAAAGGATGGCAAGGATCTTCGCGTCCAGATCGTCCATGAGCGCACCGCTTCGAATTCCATCGAAGCAGGCGCGAAGAACGCAGATGCTATATAAATAGGTTTTCGTGAAACGACGTCAATCGCGAACTTTCCGTTGGCTCTCGCGGACAAGCCTCTGGATCAGTTCCTGTCGCGCGTAGTGCGCCCGGACGGAAGCAAAGAATCCCAAGCGATCGCTTGTCGTTCTCGGCCGCCTTCCCTATAAGCCATTCGCCAAGGAACAATTTCACGCGTCGCCCGCGGTGCGCTCGTGGACACCAAGGGCGGCCGCCGCGCACACGAGCGCGTCGTCGAGCGTGGAAAGCAGCGTCGCGATGCGGGGCGCGTCGCCCTCCAGATGGACGAGCGTCCCCTCGGCGCGCGCCCGCAAGAACCCTCCGTTGTCCGGACCCAGGGCCGCCACGATCGCCCGTGCGGCGCTCTCGCTTGCCGCCGTCAGCACCACGTGGGCGGACGCCCTCACGGGGGGAACGCCCCCTCGACGGCCTTGACGAAGGCCTCCTCGGCCCCGGGCGGCACGCGCGCGCGGGATTCAAGATCGGTCCCTTCCGCCGCGCCCCCCACCGCCCGTGCCGCCTCCCGCGCCGCCACGACTGCCGAAAGCCCCGGCTTGGCGTGCGAGGCTCGCGCGAAAAGCCACGCGCGCCCTGCCCCCAGAGCGAGCACGGGCGCCGCGCACAGGTAGTCGCTTGCAAGCGCGGCTCGAAGGCGCGCCAGGCGGCCGCCGTCGCGAAGCACGAGGAGGCCCCCGGCGGACCGGGCCTGCGTCTCGACCCGGACGAGGGCGGCGAGCGTCTCGGCCACCGCCGCCTCGCCGGCGGAGACGAACCGCTCGCGCGCGGACGACTCGCCAAGAAGGCCCGCCAGGGCGATCTCGGGTCCCTCGGCGGCCGCGGCGGCCTCGACCTGGAAGGCGAGGGTCCCAAGATCCTGCTCCGCGAACCGAAGGCGCGGTCGGTGGGCGGCGAGGATGGCGCGGGCGGATGCGCCTTGGTCGACGAGCCGAAGCGCAAGCGCGGAGGCAAGCTCGGATCCCGCCTCGTCGAGGAGGGCCCGCGCGGCGCGCGCCTTCCCGCCGATGCCCGCAAGGTACGGGTCGATCGACGACGCTAGCGTTTCGGGCCGCGGCTCGGCAAGGAGCGCGGCGGGCGAGAGAACGAGGGCGGGCGCAAGCTCCTGCGCGAGCGCGGCGTGCAGGCCGGCAAGCTCGGGCAGATGCTGGCGGCAGGCAAACGCCCCCGTGAGCGCCATCGCGCCCTCGATCGGCTCCGTGCGGCCAAGGTAGCGCGCAACAAGCCATGCGAGCGCGGCGACGGAGGCCTCCGTCGAGCCGTCGTACCCTCCCAGGCGTGGGTGCATCTCCGACCCGTCGGCGTCGCCGGCAAGGCCCCGGTGGATCCAGAGCGTCCGGTCGGGCGGGGAGGCCGCGGCCGGCGCGGCGTCGAGCACGAAGCGGAAGCTCTCCGGCTCGACGGCCTGGGCGCCCGGAGCGTCGGAAAAGCGCGCCGCGAAGGGGATTCCCGCGCGATCGAGAGCGTGCGCGAGCACGGCGGCGGCAAGGATCCCGTCGGCGCTTCCCGTCGCTTCGAGGTGGACGAACCCCGTCTCGGCCGCCGCGGCGGCCGCGCGCTTGGCCAGCGGATCGAGGCTCACGGTCCCCCCGGGCGCCGACCGCCTCAGTCGACGACGATTTTGGCCTGGGCGCTGGAGTACTTCCAATCGGCGGGGACGCGTCCCTGTCGCTTGTAGTAGAACGCGAGCTTGCGGATGCGGCTCTCGATGAGCTGGAGGCCGCGCGCGTTGTGGCGGTCCTTGGGGTGCGTGGCAAGGTGCGAGCGCAGGCCCACGGCGCGCTTCATGAGGTTCACCATGTCCTCGGGAAGCTCCGTCGTGAGACCGGCGCCTTGCAAGATCTCGGTCACGGTCTTGCCCGTGGCCGCCTTGACGCTTGGCACGGCGTACTGATCGCGCAGGATCATGCCGACGACGGCCGAGGGCTTGCCCTCGCGCGCGAGCTTCACGACAAGCCCCTCGATCTCGCCCTTCTCGACGCCCGCCCATGCGGGAAGGCCGCTCTTTTGCTTGCCCGCCCGGCTTGCGGGCCGGGGCTCCGTGGACTTTGCCTTTTGGACCATGCGCTCTTCCTCCGCCATGACGGCACGGACCGGTCGAGCCGATCCTCCGACAGACGCGTGGCGCATCGCCACCGCGGCATCCCTATAAAAAGCCGCCGGTGGGGCGGCCCGGCGGAAGGAGAACCTTATGCGGGCGCGGCCGGATGGGCGGTCGATGGACCAAGCGGGCGCGCCGCTGCATTGCCGCGATTGCCGCTTGTGGTACGGCGCGGAGAACGACGAGTACGGCCCATGCCAGATCAAGCAGAGCCGCGGCGACGCCCGGTTCGTCACGTTTGGGAACCACCGGTGCGACGAGGGGATGGGTTGACGGTTCGCATCGAGGCGCTCGGGAAGGCGGACGCTCCGGCGTTCCTCCCGCTCTTGCACGCGGAGGGCTGGCTCTTCGAGCCCCGGGACCTGGAGCGCCTGCTGGAGCTTCCCGGCGGGGGGATCGCAGCGTGGCTCGAGGGGCGGCTCGTGGGCGGTCTCACGGTCCTCCTGCACGACCGGCTGGCTTGGATTGGAAACGTCGTGGTGTCGCCGGCGCAGCGGGGAAAGGGGGTCGCGCAGGCCATGCTGGAGCACGCGCTCTTGCGCTTTGGGCAAGGTCGCAGCGTTCGCCTCTGCAGCGTGCTTCCGGCCCGCTCCTTGTACCTACGATTGGGCTTCCGCGCCGAGGGGCCCTGCGCCACCTTCGCGGGCCCGGCGCAAGCCGCCTCGAAGGCAGAAGGCGTCGAGCGGGGAGCCGCGCACGTGGCCGACGTCGTCGCGTACGACCGGCGCGCCTTTGGCGCGGACCGCTCCGCCCTGCTCTCCCGGCTGGCCAAGGAGTTTCCCGACGGGCTCTTCGTGGCGCGCGACGGCGCGCGCGTTCGGGGGTACGTGCTCCTTCGGGCCGGACCCGCGGGCGGCGAGCTTGGCCCTTGGATCGCCGACGACGACGCCACGGCGGAAGCCTTGCTCGACGCGGCCCTCTCACGGGTCCCGGTGGCAAACCTGGAGGCCACCGTTCCCACGCACCGCGAAGCGTCCCGGCGCATGCTGCTGCGACGGGGCCTCGAGGAGCGGTTCCCGACCGTTCTTATGGTCCGGGGAAACCACCGGATGGACCTCGCGCGAACCTACGGCCTGTGCGCGCTGGAGAAGGGGTGATCGCGACGCTTTCGTTCTACAACACGGCCACGCGCCGGATCGAGCCCTTCGACCCGCCCTCCGATCCGATCCGCATGTACGTCTGCGGGCCGACCGTGTACGACCATGCGCACCTCGGGCACGCGCGCACGTACGTATTCTTCGACGTCGTGCGGCGGGTCCTCGAATTCCGCGGCCGCCAAACGCTGCACATCCAGAACTTCACCGACGCGGCGGAGGAGATCGGAACGCAGGCCCGCGCGCGCGGGCTTCCCCCGGCCGAGGTGGCCGACGGGTGGATCCGCGAGTTCCTCGCCGACATGGACGCGCTCGACGTCCAGCGCGCGCACCACTACCCGCGCGTCACGGAGTCCATCTCCCGCATGGTCGCTCTCCTGGAGGACCTCCGCGACCGCGGCCTTGCCTACACGGTCGGGGGCTCAACGTACCTCGACACCGCCCGGGCCGGCGGCATGGGCCGCGTCTCGGGCTGGAAACTCTCGGAGGTCGTCCAGGACGTGCAGGCGCCGCCGTCGGATCGCCAACGCCCGGAGGACTTCGTCCTCTGGCGGTGCGACGACAGCCGGGGACAGACCTGGGAGAGTCCCTTCGGACGCGGCCGGCCGGGCTGGCACGTCGAGTGCGTGGCCATGGCGATGTCGCACGCGCCCGGGGGATTGGACCTCCACGGCGGCGGAATGGACCTCAAGCTTCCCCACCACGACAGCGAAGCCGCCGTGGGCGAGGCCCTGCTGGGCCGGCCGCTTGCGCGAGCCTGGCTGCACAGCGGATTCGTGACCGTGTGGCAGCAGAAGATGAGCAAGAGCGCCGGCAACTTCGTGCGCGTCCGGGACCTCCTGCCCAGGCACGAGGCCTCCGCGATCCGGCTGTTCCTCCTGAGCGAGCACTATCCGGACAGCCT
This sequence is a window from Candidatus Thermoplasmatota archaeon. Protein-coding genes within it:
- a CDS encoding [LysW]-lysine hydrolase — encoded protein: MAVDARALSPPPDPVDMLCRLVAIPSPTGQEEAAASYLVEAMRALGLKAGLDAAGNPVGIAGRGDREVLLVGHVDTVPGDIPVRLEAGVLHGRGAVDAKGALAAFVAAASRFVDSPELRVVVVGAVGEEGDSRGARHLVDSGAYDPAAIVVGEPSGTDGITIGYRGAVRLLYRVETEVAHAGAAHTSAPDAAIDFVNRLRQALDASSTPRFDAAGVTVKRLETRTDGLTTSCEALVDVRTPPGVLPDAVREAAEKCAAVGRAVVLDAEEPVLAGKNNALVRAFLAALRAEGLAPRFVKKTGTSDMNLLARAFPGLPILAYGPGDSRLDHTPREAVSTEDYLRSIRVVEGVLRRLAKPATGEGNRPGALR
- a CDS encoding aspartate aminotransferase family protein codes for the protein MTSFREIVSREDAHESGVFPKRPVAIVRGQGARLWDVDGKEYIDAGASYGCMNVGHGNPEVLAALREQSERLVYVQQTLYTPQRANLLERLSTLSPGLTRSFLSNSGAEAVEAAIKFARAHTGRAGVVAAKRGFHGRTLGALSATWKPEYREPFEPLVPGFSFAAYGDEEALKQAVTRETAAVLLEPVQGEAGVVVPPPSYLRAAAQIAHDAGALLVLDEIQTGLGRTGRLLAREHSGVEPDIVCLGKSLAGGLPVGATLLRPEICTLPKAAHGNTFGGSPLVCAAANATFAYLLRERLWERAATLGERATKQLSSIDSGKIREVRGVGLMLAVELREKAGPFLSAMIERGVIPLAAGSTTIRLLPPLVVTESEMDRVVAVVRDVLADGR
- a CDS encoding [LysW]-aminoadipate kinase; the encoded protein is MTLVVKLGGAAGADPEPVLADLARRRDWILVHGGSDDANRLGERLGHPPRFVQSPSGHASRFTDAQTLEIFTMALANLNARLVASLRALGANAIGLSGADGGLLVARRKETVRAVENGKTVLLRGDHTGVVEDVNVALLSTLLSAGYAPVVTLPAVTREGVLVNADGDRVAARIASAMKAQTLVVLTNVPGLLERVDDPASLVPRFTRAEFDRYEAFAAGRMKKKLLGAREAIEGGVPRVVLASANVERPVEKALAGEGTVILP
- the argC gene encoding N-acetyl-gamma-glutamyl-phosphate reductase gives rise to the protein MTLDVAIVGASGYTGGELLRLLLGHPDVRVAKVTSNQFAGDRVASVHPNLRKLTDLKFTQHESVESADVLFNCSPHGAAMDKMETYLKRAAKVIDLSADFRLRDPAVYERWYSSKHRAAPLLSEAVYGIPELHREAIRGARLVATAGCIATSAIVALYPLFKEGLARGNEVLVDSKVGSSASGRSSEPGSHHPERSGVVRPYAPAGHRHQAEIEQELSMRAPARVHFTAHAIELVRGISTTSHLFLAKSLDEKEIWKVYRAHYGEEPFVRIVKERSGLYRLPEPKLLAGTNYVDVGFARDPHSERLVVVSALDNLVKGSGGQAVQCMNLMHGLDETTALTFPGLHPS
- the lysX gene encoding lysine biosynthesis protein LysX, with product MPSLAMLYSRIRMDEKMILEAARERGVELAKIDDRELVLDIDAKKVPYAYDAVLERCISHSHAIYALRFFEHYGIPCVNSYEVARICGDKAETSIELARHGVPTPRTLVANDPETAMKAIERVGYPAVLKPVVGSWGRLIAKVDTPEAAQAILEHKSTLGSYLHSIFYVQEYVRKPGRDIRVFVVGDEAIAAIYRTNPHHFITNTAQGGTASNCPVTPELAEIALAAAKAVGGGVLALDIMESERGLLCHEVNYTMEFKNSVAPTGVDIPGRIVDHLVDVAKR
- a CDS encoding homocitrate synthase, translating into MVKVRINDSTLREGEQTPGVSFTGAQKVAIARALADVGVDYIEAGHPAASPQIAQSVREIASLGLPAEILAHSRALRRDVDAAVETGADWVGIFFSVADARLEAQFRKDIDAAESLVRDVVAYAKSHGLRVRYTPEDTVRSDPQKVLRVARAAVESGADRIGIADTTGHMIPARTAAFVRWLRAELPPRVQLSIHCHDDLGMAVANSIAAVEAGADVVDTCVNGLGERTGIAALAPTLVALRLKLEAQNPWRLDALPAVSRLVEEHSGVPVSPQAPIVGANAFTHNAGLHVSAVLLSPEHYESIPAALVGRTRRIAAGKLASRDAIRYRLLALGLAKEEVSEREVELILAAVKRRNLADVDDETLRSLHAVAHLSREAHTPFAGGA
- the lysW gene encoding lysine biosynthesis protein LysW; this translates as MSECVECGAAVAVENPTEGEIVDCPDCGVELEVRGLAPLAFALAPQEAEDWGE
- a CDS encoding Lrp/AsnC family transcriptional regulator gives rise to the protein MDDLDAKILAILLRNAREPFVNIASKVGTSEGTVRARVKRLLDDGVIRQFTVRTAGRGVKALVEVKIAANVNTGDVSAKIAGWDSVEQVWEVAGENDIVVLVDASSTGRLNEVVERIRSLHETAGTQSRLILKEL
- a CDS encoding KEOPS complex subunit Pcc1, with the translated sequence MRASAHVVLTAASESAARAIVAALGPDNGGFLRARAEGTLVHLEGDAPRIATLLSTLDDALVCAAAALGVHERTAGDA
- a CDS encoding 30S ribosomal protein S15; its protein translation is MVQKAKSTEPRPASRAGKQKSGLPAWAGVEKGEIEGLVVKLAREGKPSAVVGMILRDQYAVPSVKAATGKTVTEILQGAGLTTELPEDMVNLMKRAVGLRSHLATHPKDRHNARGLQLIESRIRKLAFYYKRQGRVPADWKYSSAQAKIVVD
- a CDS encoding high-potential iron-sulfur protein translates to MDQAGAPLHCRDCRLWYGAENDEYGPCQIKQSRGDARFVTFGNHRCDEGMG
- a CDS encoding GNAT family N-acetyltransferase — encoded protein: MTVRIEALGKADAPAFLPLLHAEGWLFEPRDLERLLELPGGGIAAWLEGRLVGGLTVLLHDRLAWIGNVVVSPAQRGKGVAQAMLEHALLRFGQGRSVRLCSVLPARSLYLRLGFRAEGPCATFAGPAQAASKAEGVERGAAHVADVVAYDRRAFGADRSALLSRLAKEFPDGLFVARDGARVRGYVLLRAGPAGGELGPWIADDDATAEALLDAALSRVPVANLEATVPTHREASRRMLLRRGLEERFPTVLMVRGNHRMDLARTYGLCALEKG
- the cysS gene encoding cysteine--tRNA ligase; the protein is MIATLSFYNTATRRIEPFDPPSDPIRMYVCGPTVYDHAHLGHARTYVFFDVVRRVLEFRGRQTLHIQNFTDAAEEIGTQARARGLPPAEVADGWIREFLADMDALDVQRAHHYPRVTESISRMVALLEDLRDRGLAYTVGGSTYLDTARAGGMGRVSGWKLSEVVQDVQAPPSDRQRPEDFVLWRCDDSRGQTWESPFGRGRPGWHVECVAMAMSHAPGGLDLHGGGMDLKLPHHDSEAAVGEALLGRPLARAWLHSGFVTVWQQKMSKSAGNFVRVRDLLPRHEASAIRLFLLSEHYPDSLDYTPERLSEAGALLAEIRAAVDACRCCLAKPARREQALAGSRQAFFEAVADDLDTRHAIVHLRDASRHVNRLCRHDLLDGATARAMLDFYGSVERVLGLRLGASGPIAPAR